ACAAGACTTTTTCATATTACCACATCATGTTATTTCTTCTACTCTGATAAGCTTGGGAGGGGAGAGGATGAGATTTATTGAGGTGAATACATTATTAAtgtatgtaatgtttttttttaggtgaCCAAAAACATGGGCCAGGTGACCAAGGCCCTAGACAAAGCTCTGAGCTCCATGGACCTCCAGAAGGTGTCTGCAGTCATGGACAAGTTTGAAAGTCAAGTACAGAACCTTGACGTCCACACCTCAGTGAGTGGCTGCAGACTGTCTGCATCTGTGCTTGCAGtacatatattttcaaatgGAGAGTTTTCCTACCCCTACTTGAGccatccatccctctcttcTCTACACCAGGTGATGGAGGACTCCATGAGCTCGGCAATGACACTGACCACGCCTCAGGAGCAGGTGGATGACCTGATCCATCAAATAGCAGAGGAGAGTGGCCTGGAGGTGATGGACCAGCTCAACCAGTTGCCAGCAGGAGGAACCTCAGTGGGTGCAGAGAGCTCACGGAACCAAGAGAAGGAGGACCAGCTGTCTCGACGGTAAGGACCAGTGTCTGTACTTTACAGCTACTGAGGTACAGGTTAGAGGcaccatatgtgtgtgtgtgtttcttgctCTTGTTTCCTTTGACAAGACAGTAAACCTTCTTCACCTGGTAAAAGTGTTTTCGTGCTCTGGCAGCAGGATAACAAGTCACACATGACCCTCAGTTAGTTAGATTAGAGCATGAGAAGGGGGAATTAAGATTGCACAGCACATTGatatccaaacacacagagaacgCTGTTGTGGTTGCAAAGTCACGAGTTGTCAGAATGATATGCTATGTTCAGCTCAAATGGAGAAACTCAAAGACAGAAGGAAGATGCTGCACTGTACAGAAGTATGACTCATTAGAAGAGTCAAATGAACGGTGGTTTGGAAAGTAGACTGCAGTTTCTCGTATTTTGAAAAAAGCTAACTTGTAAGTAACAGTAGAGATACCTTGAACAGAAGGAACAGTATAGATGCAgctgctcttctctgttttatatctctttaaaataaatatgttatgGTTTTTGAATGTTGGTTGGGCAAAACAAGAAGCTTGAAGATGTCACTGTGAGCTCTGGAAAATGTGACaggcctttttttattttgcagttttcttACATTTACATACCAACTGATTCATCAAATAATGAGCAAACACATGAATCAAAgtaattattttcacattattttcccATGGAAAATCTGCTGGGCTTTGTAGTGCTTTTAATCTTTAGTTATATCTTAGGGTGTTTCTAGAAAAAgctgtcattaaaatgtgtaCATCTATATATATGTGCGCATATAGTGTATATATCAGCAGAAAGCTAATATCACTGCTTACCTTATGTAATTagatatatattattataaagtTAGTTTACTGATATCAATGAAGAAAGTGGGTGTAACCCTGGAAACAAGTTTCACAAAATAGTCCTAACTCTCAGTGTCCACTTAAAAGCTTTAAGATGatctaatgaaaaaaatggttaAAGTCTATGGGGAAAGCTGCTAGGTAAACCTTGAGCTTGGATTATCTTGTTAACTGAGTGAAGTACATTTTCCAATAGATACtgacaggatgtgtgtgtagaGCATTCATTTATAGCTTGGCATATGACATCAAGTCCAAGTCCAAAACACTGACTATTAGAGATGTAATTCAGTGCACTGCACCTTTAAAGCTTGTATCTCATTTCACAAAAGCTCCAAGTAattaaagtatatttttcaCACCTTGCAGATTGGCTGCTCTACGGAACTGAGGCTCCTCCAGGACCGGTGACGAGGCTCACCACTGCGTGGGAGCAGACGTGCTTAATGATGGCGACAGGAGCTCTGTGTGTTTCGATTGAACTGTTCCTACCGGGAGGACTTTATGAGGCTATTGATTACCACTCCCCTGctctataaatacacacactcacacacgcacacacacacacacacacacacacacacacacacacacacacacacacacacacacacagacacagacatatacacacattggCTAGAAACACCACCCAAGGAGGCATGAATCTCTCTGGTTCACCTTCCCATTTCGATCCATCTCTACTCCCATTTCTATTCTCCCCTCTAATTCCCCACTGGGatctcatttttccttttttttccctcctttttctccacTCCTGTTGCTAAACTCGCCATTTATCCAAATCACACACTTTGGATGTATGCTTtgtataaaaagaaaatcattttacaaATTGTATAATGTACAATGATGACAATGAAAAAAGAGTTTTAATAAGCAGTTATAGTAATTATAATGAGGGTGTCCCTGGCTGTCGTAAGGTGCAGGGTGGGTCGATGATGTGTGTACACATTGTTTTTCCGTTTTTTTGGGATCTGTCCGTCAGAAATGGTTTAAATGGACAAATCTGATTGGAGGAAGGAGACGAGATCAGAGAGATTCAGTTTACAATGGTGACATGTTGGCAACACTAACAGGCGCAGTCTCCTTCCCCTCATCAGGTTTAGTAATAACCTTCCTGACATCATTATAAGACTATAAAAGTAAGGACAGCCCTCCCACATTTTGTTTCTCACTGTCAGAATGGATTATATtcgttttcttttttgttctttttcagttttgttgttgattattTCTCATAACCTATTTTGCTTTGAACGCCTTATTTGGGATGCAGGTGCTTGCATAGGCGCTTCCCCCACCAGTGCCTGAAAGACAGCAGTTTAGAGATTTGTCTTTAACTCTGTAGCATGAAGCTGCCTGATCTCTCTTTGGTTTTGGGTGTTTGATCTAAGGTGTTGacgcccccaccccccaccccagcAACATTGAAACCTCATTCAGATATTTTTAGAAGCTTGTCTGTCTCAAAATAACCTGATCGTCCTCAACCTGTCTCAGTTTCATCCCCGGACTGTTTGAGGAGAAGCCGGCAGTTGCTGAAACGTTTTTTATTGACAATTACTTGCTATTCCAAATTGGCCTTGTAAACCACACATTTACTTGAAAAGTTAATTCGTAATGTTTCGGGAAAATGCTGGAGATGTGCTGGAAGATGTTTTGCATCGAGAGCAGGACGTATTTAAAGACAGGAATAAAATGTAGACTAGCATGAGAATGTGTTTGAGTTAACTGAAGACTGGctcctttttctttgttgtttgagGTCGTAGCTCTGTACTGAGTTGCCTGTTAAGTGCTTTGACTGGTTTTGATGCTTCTGTCTTTGTGCGTCCAGTGTAGACCTCTACCTgtgacagagcagcttcacCCTCTGGATAAGTTCCCTCAGTTTTTTGTCCATTTTAACACAGGGAGGGTTTATTTATACTCAAAGTTCAGCAGACTTTAtggcacttttattttgtatatctatcttgtgaaaataaaatcttgCCCTCTGATACAGTCTTTCATCTGACTTTTATAATACTGCAAATAAGACAAACGACATTCAACACATAGCGTACCAATAAACCATCATAAGAAgatgcaaaataacaaaattcacataaaacaaaaagcaagaAACAACATTACAGTCATAACAACAGGTGCAAAAGGTTTAGTTTTCAAAAGTCAAATAACCTCAGGTACGTACCATTGATTCAggaaatatgaataaataaatctgttatcAGCCACATGACCAAAGCTGGTTTATTTAGGGTACAACCGCAGACATGCAATGTCACGCAACACAATAGAAACATATTACACAGCCACATATTTTAGGTGAAAGGTGAGTATGTCAGTAGAGGGAGGAGTTCAGAGTCCTGGCTTCTGTGGGAATAAAGCTGTGGAGGTCTGACATGAGAAATAATCAGACTGacataaatagaaataaaaagaaataaaattgaGGTGAAATTTTGCTCGGTGAAGCACCACTCCTCAGATCTCCTCACCAGGTCGTCCTCCCCTCCCCAGGTGCAGTCATTCACAGCAACCAGCCAGTCACATAACGTGCTTTTTAAATGGAAAGATAGAAAATTCTTAACGTGTGTTGAACCTGAACATGATGCAGATTTCTCTCTTGTGTTCTTCACTTGAATTCGACAGCTGGAGTGTTGTTGCAGTTCATTTTGTGTGAATCTTTTCCTGGGTTTGTGTTTCccagacattttctcacatcctctcctgtctttgcaTCACTTCTAAAATGTGTCTCGtgttcagtgtgaacacaccTTTAAGCAGGTGGGATTTCACCAGGAGACTCATGTGACTAGCTGTTACCGAGCCAGAATACCAGTTATGTGTAGACCTGGTACTAAACTGGCTTTTCAGGACAATTCTTTTGGATTAGTCATCATGGCAACACAACACAAGGCAGATCATAACCACTGCTCTCAGATGGTTCATGAATATTCACacagaataataaatacagGCTGCTGTGTTCCCTGGGTAAACAGCTCAactgcagcaccagcagcaaATACTCCTGTAATGTTTCCCTGAGGAAAGTGTTAAGTTGGGCGGTGGTGAAATGCatccctcactctgtctctctccttcaccGCTTGTGAAATAAGTCATGAGGTAAATTATCATTCCATTGGTAAATAATTAGACAGCCCAGGGGGAGGGGGACAGCACAGGAACTATGCATACCTGACAGCTCCACACCAACTGGCTGTCGTGCCACGAAATGTCAGAGAAGAGGCTGGAGCGATCACCCCAGCAGGTTGTCTTGGCAAGCTGAGCATTTCCACCGAGGACTCCCCcgcctttttctttttctggaaGCCTTGACTTAGCCATAGTGACAGAAGGAGGACGCACAACTCATGAAAACACAATAGATGATGAATAAGCTGTCCCAGGACTGACTTTAACACAGCGAGCAGTGACAGTTAATATCTGAGATAAACCTGGGGTGGCGTTCTCACTGGAAAACACTGACCCAGTGACCTCAGTGACCG
Above is a window of Lates calcarifer isolate ASB-BC8 linkage group LG10, TLL_Latcal_v3, whole genome shotgun sequence DNA encoding:
- the chmp1a gene encoding charged multivesicular body protein 1a, whose protein sequence is MDETLFQLKFTSKQLERLAKKAEKESEKEQAKVKKALQQKNVECARVYAENAIRKKNEGLNWLRMASRVDAVASKVQTAVTMKGVTKNMGQVTKALDKALSSMDLQKVSAVMDKFESQVQNLDVHTSVMEDSMSSAMTLTTPQEQVDDLIHQIAEESGLEVMDQLNQLPAGGTSVGAESSRNQEKEDQLSRRLAALRN